Proteins encoded by one window of Brienomyrus brachyistius isolate T26 chromosome 1, BBRACH_0.4, whole genome shotgun sequence:
- the LOC125741882 gene encoding major centromere autoantigen B-like translates to MGESMLPVSCKKSVESNCEEEQEDWEAEEEEWEKESHPPQRESRHPGNGKGGEEEEVRTEAGEGAKTMEKRQSVRERRGKQKDMKRDGRSKNGGGSKLKKWTDDEEKWMDVERAEGERGMEVQHGHSS, encoded by the exons ATGGGGGAATCAATGTTGCCGGTCTCATGCAAAAAGAGTGTTGAAAGCAATTGCGAGGAAGAGCAGGAAGATTGGGAGGCGGAGGAAGAGGAATGGGAGAAGGAG TCCCACCCACCACAGAGAGAATCAAGGCACCCAGGGAACGGCAAGGGCggcgaggaagaggaggtgCGGACGGAGGCCGGTGAAGGAGCGAAGACAATGGAGAAGAGGcagagtgtgagagagaggagaggaaaaCAGAAGGACATGAAGAGAgacggaaggagcaaaaatggggGAGGCAGCAAGCTGAAGAAGTGGACGGATGATGAAGAAAAGTGGATGGATGTAGAGAGAGCTGAAGGAGAGAGAGGCATGGAGGTACAGCATGGACACAGTAGCTAG